The nucleotide sequence CCCATTTACCAATTTGATTATTTGCTATGATCATGATTCTCTATCTCTCTTTCTAATTGTGAATTATAATTACTTGATTAATTAACTGTTTCCTTTGCTACCTGCTCTTATCAGCTGTCTCTTAACTAGAGTTTTGAGTTACTTCTATTTACTTATGGTTATTTGTTGTTAAGGCTGAGATTTACTCTAGATTGGAAGTATTTGTATTGGTGCACCCACATTTTTTAGCTAATATTTACCTTGAGAGATATTATGCCAAAGCAAAAACTGAGGTACAAAGAGCTTGAGATAGATCTAGCAGTCTGGAACTGAGAATTTGATTAGCTTGTTGATCAAACCATATTAGCTTCCATCAGgttcttcattatttttttttcattatctcTAGTATTTTTGAAATGCTCTGTATATAGTTTATTCTTCAACAGCTGAAATGGggtttggatatttttttaaGTTAGTAACATGATGATGCAAAGCAATGATATTGGCTACCATCTATGTACTCGGATTTATTGACAAAAGATAAAACTATCAGTGCTAAGTGTTGGAAGTTTTTGCAGATTAGAGGTTGAATGAGTAAAACAATCGAGATGTCCTGAAGGAAGATCCAGGTTTTGATAAAGCTCCTTGGCTTTCTTTAACGGTTGTTGCAACAGATTTTGCAAAAAGGTTGTTGAACAAGGATTATCAGAAAATAATCAGCTATAATTGCTAAGGAGCTCTTAGAGGCTATCAGCCTATCAGGTATTCAACCTTTCATGTATTTTTTCCATGAAAAACTATAATTATTGTAGAAACCTCcatttttagcattatttttttAGTCATTAATGTGTATTTGTTTCTCTATGTTGGACTATATCATATTCTCTCATGTAAAAATTTCTTATAATTTTGTATATAACTCTGTGTTGGGTTTTATTAATCATAAGCCATCTTGTGGTAAAGATTAAGCGCAAATAGAATCCAATATGTTGCATAAAATGTGCTTGCATATACTTGGTTAGAGAGTAAAGTATAGGATCGAAATTTTCATAAATGAGTTCCATTTGTACTTTTTTAACTCAGAATAAGTTTGACTTCCTAATATATGATTTTCCCCCTGATTTAATAATCTTATTCTATTTGATATCTTGTCAAAAGGAAACAATAAACTTTTGGAAAGAACTGAAGAATAAGATGCCTGATATGCGTGATTTACTATATTCATGTGCGATTTGACTATTTTACTTAGCCTTACATACACTTAATTATTTGACCTTAATAATCTTTTCCAATAGTTAAATATAGAATTGTGCATAGTTATAAAAAACCATGACTCAATAGATTCTTGGAAAATATTTCTAATATTTCCTATATGGATAAATAGTCAACTATTGTTACTTATTGATTTTTGTGATATTTGTGATCATTATTTTAGTAATTATGGATCTTTACTtagaaagaaaggaaagaaaaaagggaGTGCTTAACTGAATGCTGTTACCAAAGAACACATGTGATAAAAAagtatttctttgtttttatgaCTGATGGTGGTACTAGAAAAGAATTATGAAAAATTTAATACTTGATTTGGAATATTAATGGTTTATTGTGAATCTTGAGATATGCCTTCAAGGGATATTATCAGAAACTACTAGAATGATGTCTTTGTAAAGATTTTTTATTGTGAGAAAAAGACAGGTTGCTATAAAGACTTGACAAGGATGAAAGTACTTGAATCTCAAGTATTTGTGATTACTGAGCTATATAAAACATAGATGATAAGGAACAGGCTTTGGTTACTAACAATAATTTGATTTGGCATTTAGATTTTAAACTAGTTCAAACTGAAAGACCAGGAGAGTTAATTGCTTACTTGAATCTCaattatttgcttattattactttctttctttatttttttgtaattgaaaaaaacATATGAAAAACTATATCGTATTAAAGCAAAAaactttaataattttttattttcatgtgTATAAAAtcagtattttttttaaatttgttaatattatgaatatttatatttaaaaataccAATACACCAAATTATTctctttattaattattatgttctgctatttgagtttaatttgcaGAGGAGGCTCGGTACTGCTATTTTCTCTTTATTAattattctcttttatttttttatttttattttacaaatTAAACTCACTCATGGATTTAATTTCTGGTTTTATTAGGCATTTGCTTGGGTTTCTTCTGTTTCTGGGATTAAAGTGGGTACTGATTTTTCTCTCACCAGTTTCTTGTTATTGCTTTTGAACAAGCGCTTGTTGAGGTAAGATAATAATTATATcctgttttgttttaaatatgtTAGAAGTCTATTATAGCTTTGTAGTTTATTATGTTAGAAATCCCATATATATTTAGTAGTACACATGTCTAGTAATTATTTTTCCCTACTTGAAGTTTAACTAGCACCAATGGATAAATCTTGGATTGCTAAGCCACGAAACTCAGATGAATATATAGTTGGTCTAGAAAACTTCTTGGATTTTGCATTtcaacatggagcaattgagaaTAGTAAGATAATATGTCCGTGTCCAAGTTGTGGGTTTCGCAAATGGCATGCTCGAAAAGATGTTAGAGATCATTTACTTTACAAACCATTCCCTAAGAATTATGTTGTATGGAACTTTCATGGCGAGAAAGAAGTAACCGAATTCTCAAGAAGTGCACATGTCACGCGAGACATTGGCAACTGAACATCCCCTAGATAACATGGTAAATGATGCTTTCGGGATACATATGGATCAGGAGAGCGGTGAAGATTCAGGCACGGAAGATTTTATAAACAATGAGCCAAGAGAAAATTATAGAGACTTTGATGAGTTTCTCAAGGAAGGCAATTAAAAGCTACAGGAAGGAAGCGACTTCACAAAGCTAGAATTCATAGTCAAATTATATCATATTTAAGTCTTGTGTGGACTAAGTGACAAGGCCATTACCATGATACTTGAGTTGGTGAGGGATGCTTTTAGTTGTGTGAATTTGCCTACGACTTTTGACCAGGcaaagaaactaattcaaaaacCAAGTCTTGACTATGTTAAGATAGATGCTTGCCCCAATGATTGTGTGTTGTTCGAGGATGAAGACCCAAATAACATCCAACAAACATGTAGTCATTGTGGTGCTTCTAGGTGGAAttctaagaagaagaagaagaaaaagtaagcTACCAAGGTTTTGAGATACTTTCTGTTGAAACCAAGGTTGCAAAGATTGTTCATGTGTCGTAAAACTACAGAGCATATGTTATGGCATGCAACAGCGAAGGGAGAAAATGACAAAATCGTGCATCCAAGGGATGGTGAGGCATGGAAGACTTTTGATTTGACACACAGAGAGTTTGGATTGCAACTTAGAAATGTCCTCTTAGGACTTGCTAGTGATGGTTTCAATCCTTATAGATCAATGAGTTCTACTCATAGCATTTGGCCTGTGTTTCTGATTCCATATAATCTTCCTCCTTGGATGTGTATGAAACACACTTCCTTTATCCTGTCAGTAGTTATACCTGGCAAGCATAGTCCCGAAAATAATATAGACATATATCTTAAACCATTTGTCAGAGAGTTAAAAGAATTATGGGATGAGGGTATGAAAATTTATGATGCATCAGAACATAAAATGTTTAAGATTTATGCAGCTCTTATATGGATAGTTAGTGATTTTCCTGGCCTAAGCATGCTCTCTGGATGGAACACATATACTGGTTTGGCTTGCCCAACTTCTAATTTTTATGCAAAACCTTGTTATCTTAATCATAGCGAAAAATGGTGTTACATAGGTCATCGACGTTTTCTTGGTAGACAACATCGATTCAGATTAAGTAGAGTTCGTTTTGATGGACACATAGAAGAATGTGATCTCCCGACTAAATTATCAGGATCTTAAATTCTGGCACAAGTAGAAAATATTGATGTTACATTCGGGAAGAAAGAAAAGTTGAACAAGAAATGAAAAAGAGGTAGGCAAGCAACTATGCAGTGGAGAAAGATAAGCATCTTTTTTTAACTTCCATATTGGAAAACCAACTTGTTGCATCATAACCTTGACTTTATGCACATTGAGAAAAATGTATGCAATAATATTTTGTATACTTTGCTCAATGAGAAATCTAAAGCAAAAGATAATCTCAATGCCCGAAAAGATCTACAAGACATgggaataaagtgtgatctttggCCAGATGATAATGGAAAATATCACCTTGCTTTGTATTCACTAACACGAGATGCTAAAAAGGTCTTTCTTGCAACTTTGAAGAATGTTAGAGTGCCCGATGGTTACTCAAGTAATATATCTCGATGTATTGATGAGGCACAACAAAAAATCATTGGACTTAAAGTCATGACTGTCATATTTTGATTGAGCAGTTGCTTCCACTAGCAATCCGTAATGTGCTACTAAACCAAGTTACCTCAGTTTTGATAGAGTTCTGCTCATTTTTTAGAATTCTCTGTGGTAAGAGTCTAAGTCGTATAGAACTTGATAAGCTCCAAGATCGCATTGTGATTACTCTTTGCCATTTGAAAATGTTATTTCCTCCATCATTCTTCACCGTTATGGTGCATCTAAAAGTCCATCTTGTTGAAGAAGCAAAACTTGGGGAGCTAGTCCATTATCGATACATGTATTTTGTCGAAAGGTACAATAATGCTTtccctttttaaaataaaaattatttgataAAATTGTAGTACATTGACAATTCATCCATGTAGGGAATTGGGATACTTGAAGTCCTTTGTACGAAATAAAGCACATCCAGAAGGTTCTATTGCTGAGGGTTATTTAGCTGAAGAGTCTCTTACTTTTTGTTCTCGGTATATTGACAACATGGAGACTAGATTTAATAGGCCTAGTCGTCTTTGTTATGATCCCCCTTATGAAATGTCTTCGGTCTTGCCCAAGTTAGGTACTCCACATGGAGGTCATTCAAACTTCAATTTAACTAAAATAGAGAAGTTGCAAGCTCATCGCTATGTGGTTTTCAATCGCGAAGGTGTGAAACCATATATCAATGCCTTTAGAGACCACATTAGGagaacttcaaagggaagaagaaTCTCACCTGCAGAGATAGAAAAGAAAGTTAATAAAGATTTTGTTGATTGGTTTCAAGAATTGGTAAGTGAAAGTTCATATTTTATAAAGTATACATTGTATATTAGTCAACTAAATAATCTTGACTgatactttttgtttattttatagaGTGTGAATCCAGATAATCCATACGAAATGTCAACTGATATAAAGTTTCCTGCATGAGGCCCAATGATGAATGCAAGGAGATTTTCTGTTTATGACATCAATGGGTATAGATTTCAAACTTTGACTAGAGAATTTGGTCTTAAGACACAAAATAGTGGAGTATTCTTAGTCTCTAACACACCCTGCATTGCAAGTATTACGGATAGAAATATGAGACAAGCAAATTTGCCATATTATGGCAAGTTAGAAGATATAATTGAACTTAACTACCATGGACAATTTGCCGTTGTTCTTTTTAAATGCAAATGGGCTGACACTACTAGGGACAGAGGCTATAAAAAGGACCATTGGAATTTCAATTGTGTCAATTTTGATAGATTAATTCACACGGGTGAGCGTGAGGAACATGAACCTTATActgaagtatctcaagcacaaaTGGTGTATTATGTTGATGATATGGTAAATAAAGGGTGGAGTATTGCTGTGCATGTCAAGCCAAGGGATATGTATGACATGGGTCAAGGAAATGAAGATATAGTGTACGAAAATGAGCCATATCAAGAGCAAGAACTTGAACAATTATTTGACCCCAATAATGAGTACATCCAATTAGCTACCAATTTATTAGATAGCGATGCTATTGAAGATAATGTAGCTACTAACTTGGCAAGGGATATGtttaaatgaaaatttttacaaaattttaccAAAGGTAacattttaaactttttatttattatgtgcTTGACATTTTACCAAAGGTTGATAATGTTATTAATTAAAAGTATATTTATTGGAGCAGATTTCATATAGAAAGACAACCACTAATAATAATAGTAGAGGCAAAGATTTATACTGAAGTTGGAATTGTTACCAGAGGTATTGTTATCACTATTACCCTTTTTAATTAATAGTATTTGTTGCTGTTGAGCTTTTTATGTGTGCATCATGCATTTGTTATTTAATTTCCTATAAGGTATACTATGAATGGCttcttttaataattattattcgaataaatgaccatttgtacccatgagagatgaaaacgctgatatttgtacccatgaaagccCAAAACTAATCTTGTACCCATGATAGATGttgtccgtgtgacaaaagtgaACTGGCTTGGATCTGAGCTTGGTTCGTGGGTTTCCGAACCTACGTGGCACTCCCACCCCCCCTCCCCACCCCCAAAGCCATATCTGAGCCAAccattcaccatcatcatcttcatcttcttcaccatcATACCACTCCATCATTGTCTCTTCCCAGCCACCATATCCTCCATCACCATCACCTCAGCACCGCCACAGCCACCTCCCTTCACCATAACCTCCGGCGACAACCCACACCGCCGCacccctttctcttcttcttcccctcttctcacctcCGCTGAGCCCAGAAACCACAGCGCCAGCTCCACCTCTCCACCAAAGCCCAGAGCGGCAGCAGCCACCTTCTCCATTCCTGAGTCTCCTCTCGTCTGCCACCAAATAGCCGCGACACCCAACCTTCTCCGCAGCGTCCTTACGGCGTTCCAACCCGTCACCACTCCCCTGTCCGAACCCTAGCTCCGCCAACCATCACCGTCGGCCTCTATGAGCCACTGCAACCCTCTTCCCTTTTCTCCCCTTTGCGTGTTCTCTGTCTTCCTCAGCCACACCAACGAACCGGCCACCTTCTCCTCCCTCTCTCTCACTGGCCGAACTGCCGCGCCGTCGACGAGCCACAGCGACACCGACGATGAGCCCCTTtccccctttcttcttccttctctgtcATCCCGTCTCACCATCACGAACCAGCTTAGCACCGTCGCGATTCCAGTCCCGTTTTCCGTTCTCCCATAGAACGACTAGAACAGGGTGCAGCCCCTGTGTCTTCCATCCCCTCCGTTTTCCCTTGTTTCATGGCTGCATTCACTCTCCGCTGCTGTAATTGAAGCAGTGCCACTACCAGGCCGCCACTTCTGTCCCAGCCAATTCATCCATCATCTTCCCTTTACCTGTTCATTCTTTGCTTCCCAGGTTCCCATTTTCATTTGTTGAGTTCTGTTTCTTTCATTGTATTGCTTTTAGTTCATTTTTCTTAATTTGgttagttagaaatgcatgttagttGCTTAGGTTGTTAGATAATCTGAGCtggatagtggatttaggtttgttttgattcatgctgCTGTTTGAAAATTTTGCTGTTTTGATTCATGATGTTGTTTGAAAATTTTGGCTTGTCTAATGCTGCTGGGAGCTTTGGGGGAGGTAGGGTTCAGACAGGGGAGTGGTGACAGGTTTGAATGCCGTAAGGACGCTGCGGAGAAGGTTGGGTGTCGTGGCTGTTTGGTGGAGAGGAGGAGCTGGCGCTGTGGTTTCTGGGCTCAGCGgaggtgagaagaggggaagaagaagagaaagggggCGGCGGTGTGGGTTGTCGCCAGAAGTTGTGGTGAAGGGAGGTGGCTGTGGCGGTGCTGAGGTGATGGTGATGGAGGTTATGGTGGCTGGGAAGAGACAGTGATGGATAGGGATgatggtgaagaagatgaagatgatgatggtgaatggTTGGCTCAGATATGGCTTTGGGGGGGTGGGAGTACCACTTAGGTTCGGAAACCCATGAACCAAGCTCAGATCCAAGCCAGGGCACTTTTGTCGTACGGACAGCATCTATCATGGGTACAAGATTAGTTTCgaactttcatgggtacaaatgtcagcgttttcatctctcatgggtacaaatggtcattaaTTCATTATTATTCCTTCTACTACTTTGTATTTTGAGTTTCAGTATGAGGTGTTCAATCTGTTATATCTATGCAATTAGATGGTGATTTAATTATCCCTAATATAATTGCATGAACTCCATAGCCAAACATCGTAAGGCTTTTGGACCTGGAAATTTGAGTTGCTTATTAGGGCTTGGGTGAACCCTTGTGTTGGATCAATGGCTACTGAAAATGAGGCGAGTATTAATTGCAAGAGGGTTACATGCAAGATTGATAGCAGCACCATTGCTGCATGTTGGAGGTTGtatttttaaaatgtttattGCAAGGTTTGGAATTCAATGGTTGATGCCTAAGGATGATTTCTTCTTTGACATTCTTACTCCATTCTTCGTTGAAAAGTATTGGCAACTCTAAAATAACTATATGTATGCGGTGTATTAGAATGAAAACAGTAGCTAATAAATCAAACAagcttcttttatttatttatttataattttgtatTTAAGGTGTGCAATATTGTTATCTTTTTAGCAAAGTCCATCTTGTAAGATAACATAAAATGTTTATTGCtggtgttttatttttctttattttttggagTGATTTTAGGGATTTAAATACTTGATTTTGATGCACTAAACTAAATTAAAAACCGATTGAAAATGTGAACAGCTATTGATTCCAATTATGTGACTATTTGTGTAGATATACTGGATCGCTCATGGACCATGACTATCATGATCAGCCGCCGTGCCCAAAACTGTTTGTGTAGATATACTGGTGCTACTTCTATGCTACTGTttttattttgagatttttatgtaattaaattatATTGAAATATTAAAgttgttgttttattttactttttaaagaaaaataataatagttaTGTAGAACAATATCATACAGAATTATGTTTGGAACTATTGAcattgagaattttttttatatatagagttatgtcttatattgagaaattgtgttataaaagatttgatttttaaattttgatattaaaaaataaatttttaatttgagagtatatgaatgagatgagattaatgaatgatttttaatcaaaaataaataattaattacaggatttgtggaggtttgaaaatcacacaaaatagttaatttttgttaaattaaaaaattaatttgtgggggttttaaactgccacaaaagCGATTTAAAACTGTCACAAAAGTCCAATATAAAACCCTCACTAAACACTCACAAACCCCCCTCCCCCACtgaatagattgtggaggtttttaaaaactcctacaaaagacctcgtggcacctcaaattttgggggttttagAAATCCCTATAAATCATTTGGTGGGGattataaacctccacaaataaaaaaaaactgcTACAAATAGACAAAAACCTTGTAGTGAAGTATGTGTTGCTGGCGTTATTTACAATAACACTTCATTCCTTGGCGTAAACAATGCCTCATATACTTGGGGATGAGATTTtgttgtcatgcgtacgcatggcgaTCGTGCATACACACATTTGCTGAAGCTTCCACCCCCCACTTATCCCAGGCGTTACTTGAACAGGCGCCCTTTATTTCCTGGCGTTACCAACGCCCAAAATCATGCTTCAAGATCAACTCTTGTGACATGGGTGTTACTTGAAGGGGGCGCTTCATAATTAAGTGTCACCAACGATGCCTAAGTGCCTAGTTCCAGGATCATCTATTGTGGCAAGAGCTTCCACTTTTTAATGGACGTTATTCAAAATGGacgcttgataaaccactattttatggtttatcttgtgctcagttgagtggtttttatcaactctttacccacttattcatactatttgcatggttttacaattccttcccagaatttgtgctatgattgaaaacatgcttctttggccttaagttccctatttttaatcctctcttattaccattagatgccttgatatgtgtgttaagtgatttcagagattacatggcaggaatggctcagaggatggaaaggaagcatgcaaaagtggaaggaatacaagaagttggagaaattgctaagctgtccagcctgacctctttgcactcaaacggctataactttagctacagaaatccaaacgacgcggttctagttgcgttggaaagctaacgtctgaggcttcgatttgatatataatatgccatagttgccctgacgataggtgacgcgaacgcgtcattcatgcggacacattgcagtgacaaaaatcaacgtgtttgaatttgcaaccagcgaattctgggctgtttctgacccagttctcggcccagaaaacacagattagaggctataaagtagggggatttcatccattcataatcaagctttcacatttaccattttaggatttagatgtagtttttagagagagaggttctctcctctctcttaggattaggatttaggatttctctcagttttaggagtgactctcaatcccaggttcaatgttccttttatttacttttctaatttgatttatgaactcttccatgttacatttgatatctttattagtgctaattgaggtatttcagaattataattgctttcttttatttattatataaataatttgaattttttccttttggctttggttgagtcattggagacacttgagttatcaaacttattgttgactgaaaattgggattcttcatagttagaggttaacaaagtgggagaaaaatccaattctcatcacaattgataaagataaccaggataggacttccagttctcataccttgccaagagtttattttacagttattcatttatttttattgctttgaaaatatacatgtgcccattgcccaaactccagaaccccaatttacaaactcataaccaataataagaacatacctccctgcaattccttgagaagacgacccgaggtttgaatacttcggttatcaatttatttaggggtttgttacttgtgacaaccaaaacgtttgtatgaaaggacttttgaaggtttagaaactatacttgcaacgaggatttatccgcaaatttctagaccacgcaaaagttctctcatcaaaatggcatcgttgccggggaattgcaaacgtgtgccttattattggttattgtaaatatttgctttttgcttgtttatttatttttatttttgtttttatttttttccttttcgtaaattaagaggttattggtttttatttagttattaaaaatttttcaaaaaatttttttggtgttcatcttgatcttcaagttgttcttcgtgttcatcttgaccttcaagttgttcttagttgttttcttcgttctgatctaaaaattttaagtttggtgtcattttattgtttttctctttcctcattaaattcaaaaaattcaaaatttaaaactcaaatttcaaatttcaaatttcaaaattcaaatctttttcaaaaatcatatctttttcaaaaatcttatcttatcttatttcaaaaatcaaatttcaaaatttaattttcaaattcaaaatttaaataaccttttaatttaaatttattttcatttttaatttttatttgctactatgaactctcacccctttggctatgagtctggttacaattatgttgcaggaagaggaaattacaaggagaacaggcatcaaggttggaacaatcaaagatgggaggagccacaaggatttgatcaaccctcatggcaacaaccacctccaatggactatcaacaaccaccaccatatgcctatgaaccctttcttcaacatgactttggaccaccaaactcacgagcccctttctgccaatcacctccatatgaccctaactcgtatccaccataccaaccaccttatgagccaaatgaaccatacacagaaccaccacctttacaacacaactactctcatgaaccaccacctcaatattcaccatctccatatcattatcaagatgaaccacattcctattatgaaccctctctcccaaccaatgaatcctcatatccaccccaacctccaatggatgacagacttcgtgttattcttcaaaggcaagaaaggatgaataagagtgtgctaaatttcgcGGCCGCCTTAGGTGAGTtcataaatataatagcttcccaatatctgagcactcaaagaactcccatggctacatgtggagaatcaaaagaagagcaaagcatgaaggagacactagaaacttcggtggacaatgaggaacatggctttgtattggaacaagtggaggaagccataatagttgcagaggaagaagtggttgaagacttaggagatgctgaacctccatgggaaagtccagttatagaacctccttccaaggcgattgaaattgatgctgaggagggtgtacaacctacAAGGcgtatcatggttgaagacttggaagaggtcgatcaagagatggagattcaagaagaagaagcacaacctcccatgcccttggtaagtaatgaagaagagattgaattggaagaaagctaccaagaggaagaggttgaaattaaagaagtttgcaaagaggtgga is from Arachis ipaensis cultivar K30076 chromosome B01, Araip1.1, whole genome shotgun sequence and encodes:
- the LOC110271141 gene encoding uncharacterized protein LOC110271141 isoform X2 codes for the protein METRFNRPSRLCYDPPYEMSSVLPKLGTPHGGHSNFNLTKIEKLQAHRYVVFNREGVKPYINAFRDHIRRTSKGRRISPAEIEKKVNKDFVDWFQELSVNPDNPYEMSTDIKFPA
- the LOC110271141 gene encoding uncharacterized protein LOC110271141 isoform X1, with protein sequence MMNARRFSVYDINGYRFQTLTREFGLKTQNSGVFLVSNTPCIASITDRNMRQANLPYYGKLEDIIELNYHGQFAVVLFKCKWADTTRDRGYKKDHWNFNCVNFDRLIHTGEREEHEPYTEVSQAQMVYYVDDMVNKGWSIAVHVKPRDMYDMGQGNEDIVYENEPYQEQELEQLFDPNNEYIQLATNLLDSDAIEDNVATNLARDMFK